A genome region from Deltaproteobacteria bacterium includes the following:
- the rpsP gene encoding 30S ribosomal protein S16, which translates to MVVIRLSRRGNRGRPAYRIVAADKTKPRDGRHLEVLGTHIPTGTQRGTTLHTERIQYWLSKGAQPSETVRALLKKQGVQLPN; encoded by the coding sequence ATGGTAGTGATCCGACTTTCCCGCCGCGGTAACCGGGGCCGTCCCGCCTACCGGATTGTGGCCGCTGACAAAACGAAGCCCCGTGATGGCCGTCATCTGGAGGTGCTCGGTACGCACATCCCGACCGGAACCCAGCGTGGCACTACGCTTCACACCGAACGCATCCAGTACTGGCTGTCGAAGGGTGCACAGCCGTCGGAAACCGTCCGTGCGCTGCTGAAAAAGCAGGGCGTTCAGCTCCCGAATTAA
- a CDS encoding KH domain-containing protein: MRTMLEEIVRDVVSMPDAVRIDESERDEDGDRFTLYEINVDPSDLGKVIGKNGRTARALRAMVNALAARSRVQAEMEIVEPEGSRPPARDARDDAGGDDASDDGDDDGADDETADDGEEEAGGDDDSRDD; the protein is encoded by the coding sequence ATCCGGACCATGCTGGAGGAGATCGTGCGTGATGTGGTGTCGATGCCTGATGCCGTGCGGATCGATGAATCCGAACGGGATGAGGACGGCGACCGGTTTACGCTCTACGAAATCAATGTGGATCCCTCCGATCTCGGCAAGGTGATTGGCAAGAATGGCCGCACGGCACGTGCCCTGCGGGCGATGGTGAATGCACTGGCCGCCCGGAGCCGCGTCCAGGCCGAGATGGAAATCGTCGAGCCCGAAGGCTCACGGCCGCCCGCCCGCGATGCCCGTGACGATGCTGGCGGCGACGATGCCAGTGATGATGGTGATGATGACGGTGCGGACGACGAGACGGCCGATGACGGTGAAGAAGAAGCCGGCGGCGACGACGACAGCCGCGACGACTGA
- the trmD gene encoding tRNA (guanosine(37)-N1)-methyltransferase TrmD, whose translation MHIDIVTLFPETFEGWRNHSIISRAQSKGAVELHVHNLRDHAENKHNRVDEAPFGGGGGMLIQAPPVLRQIRALNLPAGTPVIAASASGEPWSDSLARKHAGCPRLVILCGHYEGFDQRALDLTGAREVSVGDFVMTGGELPAMCISDSIIRLLPGVLGNEISAATESHASGTSGGLLEGPHYTRPEVVEGVSVPELLMSGDHARIARFRREESLKRTWERRPELIRRAEQEGRLTAADMGYLKALGYGGD comes from the coding sequence GTGCATATCGATATCGTCACCCTGTTCCCGGAAACCTTTGAAGGTTGGCGCAATCATTCCATTATCAGCCGGGCCCAGTCGAAGGGCGCTGTGGAACTCCATGTTCACAACCTGCGCGACCACGCGGAGAACAAGCATAACCGGGTGGATGAAGCGCCATTCGGCGGTGGTGGCGGAATGCTGATCCAGGCACCCCCCGTGCTCAGGCAGATCCGGGCGCTCAACCTTCCGGCGGGAACCCCGGTAATTGCCGCGTCGGCATCCGGTGAGCCGTGGAGCGACAGCCTTGCGAGGAAACATGCGGGCTGTCCCCGTCTGGTGATCCTCTGTGGCCACTACGAAGGATTTGACCAGCGTGCGCTCGATTTGACGGGGGCAAGGGAAGTATCGGTTGGAGATTTCGTGATGACCGGGGGCGAGCTTCCTGCAATGTGCATTAGCGACTCGATTATCCGGCTCCTGCCGGGGGTACTCGGCAACGAGATTTCGGCGGCCACTGAAAGTCATGCTTCGGGTACCAGCGGGGGGCTCCTGGAAGGCCCGCACTACACACGCCCCGAAGTGGTCGAGGGGGTATCGGTTCCGGAACTGCTGATGTCGGGGGATCATGCCCGTATCGCCCGGTTCCGGCGGGAAGAAAGCCTGAAACGGACCTGGGAGCGGCGGCCGGAACTCATCCGCCGGGCAGAGCAGGAAGGGCGTCTGACGGCGGCCGATATGGGCTATCTGAAGGCGCTGGGTTACGGGGGCGACTGA
- the rplS gene encoding 50S ribosomal protein L19 has protein sequence MSMHPIIQKIEAEQIKGDRLKKAGKRGRVKENFRPGATVRVHTRIREGDKERIQIFEGVVIACKGRGLLRAFKVRKVSFGVGVERTFPLHSPWIEKIEVKQEGEVRRGKLYYLRDLSGRAAKLREKRGTENFRKLLLPQQAPEEAAAGNPPPEAPAEPAGEAPKA, from the coding sequence ATGTCGATGCATCCGATCATCCAGAAGATAGAAGCCGAACAGATCAAGGGCGACCGCCTGAAGAAGGCCGGCAAGCGCGGCCGGGTGAAGGAAAACTTCCGCCCAGGTGCCACTGTCCGGGTCCACACCCGTATTCGTGAAGGCGACAAGGAACGTATCCAGATATTCGAAGGTGTGGTGATCGCCTGTAAAGGCCGGGGCCTGCTGCGGGCGTTCAAGGTCCGGAAGGTGTCTTTCGGCGTGGGTGTGGAACGTACGTTCCCCCTGCATTCGCCATGGATCGAAAAGATTGAAGTGAAGCAGGAGGGCGAAGTCCGCCGGGGCAAGCTCTACTACCTGCGTGACCTTTCCGGCCGTGCAGCCAAGCTCCGGGAAAAGCGCGGCACGGAGAACTTCCGCAAGCTGCTCCTGCCGCAGCAGGCTCCTGAAGAGGCGGCGGCCGGTAATCCGCCCCCGGAAGCTCCTGCCGAACCGGCTGGCGAAGCTCCGAAGGCCTAA